ACTGCTGAGGATTAAGACTGCCaacggaagtcccctgcatggggagcaagcaatatatatatatatatatatatatccaaccccCCACCTTATACAATCCCtcactcacccttccctctcaACCATCCATCCCAACCCCCAGTGCACCCTCCCTCATCcatcccacctccctccctccctccctccctcccctctcccttccactGCTGACAGGGGATTTATATTCTCTTTCGTGAAAAGTAATGTTCGCTGAGGCGCGTTATTTATACATGTTGCATGAGGCCAAGGTCCCTGGGAGGGTGTTGCTGTTCCCTAGGGTCCCTGGGAGGGTGTTGCTGTTCCCTAGGGTCCCTGGGAGTATGTTGCTGTTCCCTAGGGTCCATGGGAGGGTGTTGCTGTTCCCTAGGGTCCCTGGGAGGGTGTTGCTGTTCCCTAGGGTCCCTGGGAGGGTGTTGCTGTTCCCTAGGGTCCCTGGGAGTGTGTTGCTGTTCCCTAGGGTCCATGGGAGGGTGTTGCTGTTCCCTAGGGTCCCTGGGAGGGTGTTGCTGTTCCCTAGGGTCCCTGGGAGTGTGTTGCTGTTCCCTAGGGTCCCTGGGAGGGTGTTGCTGTTCCCTAGGGTCCCTGGGAGGGTGTTGCTGCTCCTCAGGGTCCCTGGGAGGGTGTTGCTGCTCCCCAGTGTCCCTGGGAGGGTGTTGCTGCTCCCTAGGGTCCCTGGGAGTGTGTTGCTGCTCCCCAGTGTCCCTGGGAGGGTGTTGCTGCTCCCTAGGGTCCCTGGGAGTGTGTTGCTGCTCCCCAGTGTCCCTGGGAGGGTGTTGCTGCTCCCTAGGGTCCCTGGGAGGGTGTTGCTGCTCCATGCGTTTTCTCTCTCCATCCCCGTCTCTCattttccctccatcctcctcatccttctgATTATCTTCCACTTCCTCCTATTCCTTTCCTGCCAATCCCTCCCCGCCATACACGTCATGCGTCTTACAACAATCAATACCTGTCAGGTGATTGTAGAGCTGTCCCTCTCCTGATTATTCCCCGCCCCGCCCAGCCGCTGGTCTTACACTCTTCCGCCTTCCTCTGTGCTCCCTCACGCCCGGAAGATGGATATACTCATCCATGTATGGCGGATATACCCATCCATGTATGGTGGATATACCTTTTCTGGGATGGCGGATACCTCTGATGCAGTATGACGAATGAATCTGCTGGAATGTTGTTGATAAACTGCAAGTATAACGCACATGCAGTAACCGTTGCAAAACGGCAGATATACTTGAAGTGTGATATATGATGGATATACCTTCACAAGTATGACGTGTGGTGATACTGCTGGAGAAATATGATGTGTTGTCGATATACTTTATCGGTACTGAGCACAGTAATCAATCTTGGGAGTAGTTTATGCTCGTTACTTTTGCCAGTTGAGTCGCCTCTCAGTATGTCAGGTCAATCATCACAGTAAAGAAGTGCCTTTGGTGTGGAAAGTGGCCCCCTCCATCTTGCCTCTCCAGACATGATCTCTCTTGCCTCTCACCATCAATTTCTGTCATTAGTATTAAGTAATTTTATGTGGATAGATTATGGAAATGGGGTCAGAGCCCATTATATTGTCTTTGGTTACAACTTCCCAGGCGGTCACGGGCAATGTTTAGGAATATATTTATGCATGAATGTTATATATATCTAACAGTAACTTTTATCGCTATTATTTCTGATACATTGTTATCagaaatactatatatatatatatatatatatatatatatatatatatatatatatatatatatatatatatatatatatatatatacatatatatacatatatatatatatatgtacatatatatatatatatatatatatatatgtatatatatatatatatatatatatatataaatttggaaGGGAGTATCACCTGTGGCTGcaagaagggggacccttagcctcggaggaaaccacacataacgtattagagggaatgtttaggtaccctccaatacagtttctgtgtgcttttctcctaccacctccttccttttgtgttttgttgtgctttatTATCTATTTAAATGTTACAAGATGTACATTAATTGCTACAATAAGTGCTTAAAGGTTACGGATCTCTTGAAGTTCCAtcacttccggacaggaaccgaggacgcagcgggcgttccccctctggatcgccacactgaggagctgaaacaagaaactggcagcccttggggctttggtgacgtcaatgagccttgagcccaattccttgagaaatcccaaggcactcctaccccaggggccatgcgtctcagacgctatgggaacaaaggtgtattgaccttccagtcgcctgaatTTGACTGATTTTactatttccctgtggttggccgccccgcgtgcttgatcagctccgaagtgtatatAAGgtatcagccagggtggatacacatgtgtagtcccacaccaactgtttgccccttttccagtggtatattgtgatgccatcagggcgaagtgcggggtcatccgggttttggtactctaggatgcgaggttttctctccgctgggcactgagctgagacaagggtcctcttgatgatgtcattgagctCGTAGTGTCTTGTATGACAgctctttgtgcttccgcaatgcaacccatgcagtccatattggtctgtgtccaccctgttgcaaatacactggtATTCAGTATGaactggggcaccaaggcggagggccactgctacacgaagggaatctggatctagacgcgtgcccgttgccgacatgggtactgccaggaggaagtctcctgcatgtggGGCATGCACACACTGCTCTGTatgtgtgtgaatatatatatatatatatatatatatatatatatatatatatatatatatatatatatatatatatatatatatatgtcgtacctagtagccagaacgcacttctcagcctactatgcaaggcccaatttgcctaataagccaagttttcatgaattaatacattttctctaatttttttcttatgaaatgataaagctacccatttcattatgtatgaggtcaattttttttattggagttaaaattaacgtagatatatgaccgaacctaatcaaccctacctaacctaacctaacctaacctatctttataggttaggttaggttaggtagccgaaaaagttaggttaggttaggttaggtaggttaggtagtcgaaaaaacattaattcatgaaatcttggcttattaggcaaatcgggccttgcatagtaggctgagaagtgcgttctggcttctaggtacgacacatatatatatatatatatatatatatatatatatatatatatatatatatatatatatatatatatatatatatatgtatatataaatatatatatatatatgcacagacttgcctaataaccgcaagctgaagtttataactttttaacactcaacccaccaggagactcgaactctggcccacagagtggcaggtacacactgtatccactgcaccatacttcaaagcattattctgttaaataccccagaattcctacctctctgttATTGCTtggaagtatggtgcagtggatacagtgtgtacctgccactcggtgggccagggttcgagtctcctggtgggttgagtgttaaaaaaaaaatatatatatatatatatatatatatatatatatatatatatatatatatatatatatatatatatatatatatatatatatatatgtgtgtgtgtgtgtgtgtgtgtgtgtattcacctagttgtgcttgtgggggttgagctctgctctttcggcccgcctctcaactgtcaatcaactgtttctactactactatttttttcctcgcaccccacacacaccccaaaaagcagtctgtgacagctgactaactcccaggtacctatttactgctaggtaacaggggcatagggtgaaagatactctacacatcgtttctcgccggcgtcccggATCGAACACGGGACCACAGCATCACGTGACCatagtgctgtccgctcggccaccggctgacGGTGTGAAAAAGTGGTgggaaaagtgtgtgtgtgtgtgtgtgtgtgtgtgtgtgtgtgtgtgtgtgtgtgtgtgtgtgtgtgtgtgtgtgtgtgtgtgtgtgtgtgtgcgcgcgcgtttgtgtgtgtgtgtgtgcgcgcgcgtttgtgtgtgtgtgtatttatttactcATACACACATgagcaaatataaatatttctatTCAGCTTCCAGGATTTCTTAAAGTCTTGCAAGTAACATAAGGTCGAACAATGACGTGACTGAGCTCGTTATATTCTGCTCTAAAAAACTAAATGTTCCGATAAGTTTGTGAGAGCGTAATCTAGTGTGAATATTTGATGTCTGGAAAATCGCAAGGACTCAGAGATGACCTGACCGTGTGAGGTGCACGTAATCACTTTTGACAGTGTCGTGGTAATAACTGGGACGCGAGCTTTATTAGCCGTCAGAATAAAGCAATATAGGACAAAATCACTGATTGTACAAATTTGTTATGCCTCTCGTTACAATACTTATATGAGGCTACAATCACTATTACTTTAAGAGTACCTTGATTCAATATATTATTGATGTGAGTCTCGTTGTGACTGGTGATATCTGCAGGCGCAGGAGAGGCCACCACCAACACTTGTAATGAAGGCAATAAAGAAAGTAGAAATAGGTATAACAAAACAGTTATCAAGAATGTTATCGCTATATATCGTCCTCACTTTACAATATCCTCACTTCCCATCATCTACACTTTCCATCATTCTCACTTCCCATCATCCTCACTATCAACATCTCCCCATCATCCTCACTTCACAATCTTTAATCACCCCTTGTATAAACACAATCATTATCCCGCTACACTTATCCACTCCCCCTTTTTCCTCCCTCCTTTACACCCTTTTCCCCCCCTTCAATCCCCCCTcaatcatctccccccccccgccccctctgACCAGCTACCAGTGCTCTCACTCCGTCTATATTGATTGCTTTCATCAACAGAACACCTTACGGCACCAGCTACAATTGCTTCTCAGAACACATTTACAGTCAGTGGAAAGCATTTGTTTGTGGGAATATGAGTGTCTTGAGCCTCGACTCCATTTGGCATTACGTTGAGCAACATTGTCTGGGTCGCCGTCACAGAACACCAATGACAAAATTCCAGGGAAGTTAAGACGATTCATAGTCTAAGAATTACAGCAGTATTATAGTCAAAtacattcaaacacacacactcacacacgagcgcacgcacgcacgcacgcacacacacacacacacacacacacacacacacacacacacacacacacacacacacacacacacataaactaggtgagtacataggtgcccatatcttaagaagcacatcaacacactgaaaaaggtgcaaatacatgctactaagtggctcccagaactgaagggcaagaggtacgaggagaggttagaggcattaaatatgccaaaactagaacacagaagaaaaagaggtgatatgatcactacatacaaaatagtaacaggaattgataaaatcaatagggaagatttcctgagacctggaactttaagaacaagaggtcatagatttaaactagctaaacacagatgccgaagaaatataagaaaattcactttcgcagagtggtagacggttggaacaagttaggtgagaaggtggtggagaccaagaccgtcagtagtttcaaagcgttatatgactaagagtgctgggaagacgggacaccacgagcgtagctctcatcctgtaactacacttaggtaattacacacacacacacaccctgggtgagttagaacttcattcagaaacctaagtgaggagacatttagggcgctttacactgcctacgtgacaccagtcttagagtatgccgccccatcatggagtccccaactttagaaacacataaggaaactggaaaaggttcagaagtttgcgacgaggctcgtcccagagttacgagggatgggatatgaagagcgcctgaaggaactgaaccttacgacactagaaaaaggaagggagagatggggatatgataggaacatataaaatactcagggggaattgacaaagtggaaatagatgaaatgttcacctagcagtaaataggtacctgggagttaggcagctgctacgggctgcatactggggatgtgtgtgtgtgtgtgtactcacttatttgtgagggggggggggtgttttggcTCTTTGTTATCCCTAGTAGCAGGGATGGCAGTCCagcgaggattttttttttttgggggggggggggcagtcctCGCTGGACTGCAGGGGGTTCCAGTTAAGTTTGGCCAGTCACTGATTTGAAATTAATGAATTCTTaagagaaaataatttccgagatcttagaagtttgttaagagttcttatgggagaaaataAGTAAGAAAATCTTATAGAAA
The DNA window shown above is from Procambarus clarkii isolate CNS0578487 chromosome 21, FALCON_Pclarkii_2.0, whole genome shotgun sequence and carries:
- the LOC123760717 gene encoding uncharacterized protein, yielding MEQQHPPRDPREQQHPPRDTGEQQHTPRDPREQQHPPRDTGEQQHTPRDPREQQHPPRDTGEQQHPPRDPEEQQHPPRDPREQQHPPRDPREQQHTPRDPREQQHPPRDPREQQHPPMDPREQQHTPRDPREQQHPPRDPREQQHPPRDPREQQHPPMDPREQQHTPRDPREQQHPPRDPREQQHPPRDLGLMQHV